From Apium graveolens cultivar Ventura chromosome 9, ASM990537v1, whole genome shotgun sequence, the proteins below share one genomic window:
- the LOC141682507 gene encoding phosphatidyl-N-methylethanolamine N-methyltransferase, with protein sequence MGIIAGIGVLLPFPFYYYLWNNPQKWVDLCAKSGKDPSTVMASVSHFLKLLQFIALFSVSTLSWPPPLYFWPLFLFGQFLNFRVYQLLGESGTYYGVRFGKNIPWVTEFPFGVISDPQYVGSITSLLACLSWVPFIYILLWVLGYIFMIKVESTEDPATRAKPIS encoded by the exons ATGGGTATAATAGCAGGAATCGGGGTATTATTACCATTCCCATTTTATTACTATCTCTGGAACAATCCACAGAAATGGGTTGATTTATGTGCCAAATCAGGGAAAGACCCTTCAACTGTCATGGCTTCTGTGTCTCATTTCTTGAAGCTTCTTCAGTTTATTGCTCTCTTCTCTGTCTCCACTCTTTCTTGGCCCCCTCCTCTTTATTTCTGGCCTCTCTTTTTGTTTGGTCAGTTCCTCAATTTCAG GGTCTATCAGTTGCTTGGTGAATCAGGGACCTATTATGGTGTGAGATTTGGAAAAAACATTCCATGGGTGACAGAATTTCCCTTTGGAGTGATTAGTGATCCTCAGTACGTTGGTAGCATTACGAGTCTTCTTGCTTGTCTATCTTGGGTACCCTTCATATACATTCTTCTGTGGGTTCTGGGATACATATTTATGATCAAAGTTGAATCTACAGAAGATCCGGCCACCCGTGCCAAGCCAATCTCTTGA
- the LOC141684485 gene encoding uncharacterized protein LOC141684485, whose product MNLSDSESRPVLGPAGNKTRSVELRKPVSKPKNNTKMEIVGEIKGKKSPAFSGNGKVMNGVSNKEQERKVFRSNFSMNASCSSDNSSDSSHSRASTGRIVRKSVPILRKQSVSKVQKVVRDGSTGGEVGPVAGVGEVVDAKKRCAWVTPNTDPCYVAFHDEEWGVPVHNDRKLFELLSLSTALAELTWPAILNKRHMFRDVFQDFDPVGVAKLNEKRIAAVGNSASSLLSELKLRVIIENARQICKIIDEFGSFDKYIWGFVNHKPTIGHFRYPRQVPIKTSKADVISKDLVKRGFRGVGPTVVYSFMQVAGITNDHLISCFRFQECISAECAKDKDDSIKDRFEGKQTEEEIDLDVTGAIDGLSLSPD is encoded by the exons ATGAATTTATCTGATTCGGAGTCACGTCCGGTTCTCGGACCCGCCGGGAATAAAACCAGATCGGTCGAATTGCGTAAACCGGTGTCGAAACCAAAGAATAACACAAAAATGGAGATTGTTGGAGAAATCAAGGGCAAGAAATCGCCGGCATTTTCCGGGAATGGTAAAGTGATGAATGGTGTTTCGAATAAGGAACAGGAGAGGAAGGTGTTTAGGTCTAATTTCTCGATGAATGCTTCGTGTTCTTCGGATAATTCGTCTGATTCGTCACATAGTCGAGCTTCTACTGGGAGGATTGTTAGGAAGAGTGTGCCGATTTTGAGGAAGCAGTCGGTTAGTAAGGTGCAGAAGGTTGTTAGGGATGGGAGTACAGGTGGAGAGGTGGGACCGGTAGCGGGGGTAGGGGAGGTAGTTGATGCTAAGAAAAGATGTGCTTGGGTTACTCCAAATACCG ATCCTTGTTACGTTGCTTTCCATGATGAAGAATGGGGGGTTCCAGTTCACAATGATAG GAAGCTATTTGAACTGCTGAGCTTATCAACTGCTTTAGCAGAACTTACCTGGCCTGCCATTCTTAATAAAAGGCATATGTTTAG AGACGTGTTCCAGGATTTTGACCCTGTGGGAGTAGCAAAATTAAATGAGAAGAGAATTGCAGCAGTAGGAAACTCAGCCAGCTCTCTTCTATCTGAGTTGAAGCTACGAGTAATCATAGAAAATGCTCGTCAAATATGCAAG ATTATTGACGAGTTTGGATCTTTTGATAAGTATATTTGGGGTTTTGTAAACCATAAACCTACAATTGGTCACTTTCGCTATCCCAGGCAAGTTCCCATTAAGACATCAAAGGCAGATGTAATTAGTAAAGACCTGGTGAAAAGAGGGTTTCGGGGTGTTGGTCCAACAGTTGTGTACTCGTTCATGCAAGTTGCTGGGATAACAAATGATCATCTCATCAGTTGCTTCAGATTCCAGGAGTGCATATCTGCAGAATGTGCAAAAGATAAGGATGACAGCATCAAGGATAGATTTGAAGGGAAACAGACAGAAGAAGAAATTGACTTAGATGTAACAGGAGCTATCGACGGCTTGAGTTTATCGCCAGATTAG